In Kitasatospora sp. NBC_00240, the following are encoded in one genomic region:
- a CDS encoding ATP-binding protein, whose amino-acid sequence MATVSTPHPPSVASASQPGLTLTTHNNAGISAVRRHLSDALQARNCAEHLIDAATLVATELISNALQHTAAAGTPTGARLDVHWDGRRLLLAVTDPDPRPPAPCTSDAGAEHGRGLALLDALATDWGTRPVATGKTVWCHLA is encoded by the coding sequence ATGGCCACCGTATCCACCCCGCACCCGCCCTCCGTGGCAAGCGCCTCCCAGCCGGGCCTGACCCTCACCACCCACAACAACGCCGGCATCAGCGCAGTGCGCCGGCACCTCAGCGACGCACTGCAAGCACGCAACTGCGCAGAGCACCTGATCGACGCGGCCACGCTGGTGGCCACGGAACTGATCAGCAACGCATTGCAGCACACCGCTGCCGCCGGCACCCCTACCGGCGCCCGCCTGGACGTCCACTGGGACGGCCGGCGTCTCCTCCTGGCAGTGACCGACCCCGATCCGCGACCCCCGGCCCCCTGCACCTCCGACGCGGGCGCGGAACACGGACGCGGCCTGGCACTCCTGGACGCACTCGCCACCGACTGGGGCACCCGCCCGGTCGCCACCGGCAAAACGGTCTGGTGCCATCTCGCCTGA
- a CDS encoding substrate-binding domain-containing protein, with translation MITTRTRVAAAVIGATVVLTLTACSTGQTSGGAGDASVAPVSGKISLTYLQKQGDQQYFIDEANGAKAKAAELGVDLKVVNLGNDANKTVSEVQSAIAQKSNGLIIVVPDPAVGPQVVQTAKDAKVALLTSDDQICTTGPDPAGCDKANLVPRIGFSGQQMGAEVGKRAAAEYQKAGWSVADTRVISAWKQDVTVCGDRVQAAKDAFNTAIPGVQNIDVATDNTPTGAQDKIAATITANHGVKHWVLWGCNDENVQGGVTALQNAGVSPNDIAGVGLGAYLACKDWGTDKPSGMKASLFISGKEVGALAVQTIFDQLKNGKPLPQEAFASTTMVDPSNWQSAGVSCN, from the coding sequence ATGATCACCACCCGCACCCGAGTCGCCGCCGCTGTCATCGGCGCGACCGTCGTGCTCACCCTGACGGCGTGTTCGACCGGTCAGACCTCCGGCGGAGCCGGCGATGCCTCGGTCGCCCCGGTCAGCGGGAAGATCTCCCTGACCTACCTGCAGAAGCAGGGCGACCAGCAGTACTTCATCGACGAGGCCAACGGCGCCAAGGCCAAGGCCGCCGAGCTGGGCGTCGACCTCAAGGTCGTCAACCTCGGCAACGACGCCAACAAGACCGTCAGCGAGGTCCAGTCCGCGATCGCGCAGAAGAGCAACGGCCTGATCATCGTCGTGCCGGACCCGGCCGTCGGCCCGCAGGTCGTACAGACCGCCAAGGACGCCAAGGTCGCACTGCTCACCTCCGACGACCAGATCTGCACCACCGGTCCCGACCCGGCCGGATGCGACAAGGCCAACCTCGTCCCGCGGATCGGCTTCTCCGGCCAGCAGATGGGCGCCGAAGTCGGCAAGCGCGCCGCCGCGGAGTACCAGAAGGCCGGCTGGAGCGTCGCCGACACCCGGGTCATCTCCGCCTGGAAGCAGGACGTCACCGTCTGCGGCGACCGTGTGCAGGCCGCCAAGGACGCCTTCAACACAGCCATCCCCGGTGTCCAGAACATCGACGTGGCCACCGACAACACCCCCACCGGCGCCCAGGACAAGATCGCCGCGACCATCACCGCCAACCACGGCGTCAAGCACTGGGTCCTCTGGGGCTGCAACGACGAGAACGTCCAGGGCGGCGTCACCGCCCTGCAGAACGCGGGCGTCAGCCCGAACGACATCGCCGGCGTGGGCCTCGGAGCCTACCTCGCCTGCAAGGACTGGGGCACCGACAAGCCCTCCGGCATGAAGGCCTCCCTGTTCATCAGCGGCAAGGAGGTCGGCGCACTCGCCGTACAGACGATCTTCGACCAGCTCAAGAACGGCAAGCCCCTCCCCCAGGAGGCGTTCGCCTCCACCACCATGGTGGATCCCTCGAACTGGCAGTCCGCCGGCGTGTCCTGCAACTGA
- a CDS encoding transposase domain-containing protein, with protein sequence MLLDGSPLAHMPPTYARRSGIRVIPQGHAIIPHVSPAENVHVAALPRAAACRFDRTELNRRITTDLRCLGFSILNGAVIIHGRVRPTIATLAAFWQNVTQGTLLVAGVVIRQRRTRERPVGPPSPCRLLWSACRVAVVWRGWSVESPAGERLSDRIAIGVLTRAFPPGLVDEVIAEAGRAEQRSRLLPARGVVHFVLATCLFFDQEYEEVARLLGEGVGDRRRAWQVPTTAAIGRALRRLRPDPLRLLFQRGVPRVRCPT encoded by the coding sequence GTGCTGCTCGACGGGTCACCGCTCGCCCACATGCCGCCGACCTACGCGCGGCGGTCCGGCATCCGCGTCATCCCTCAGGGACACGCGATCATCCCGCACGTCTCGCCGGCGGAGAACGTCCACGTCGCCGCGCTGCCCCGTGCGGCGGCATGTCGCTTCGACCGCACCGAACTCAACCGCCGGATCACCACCGACCTGAGGTGCCTCGGCTTCAGCATCCTCAACGGCGCCGTCATCATCCACGGTCGGGTCAGGCCCACCATTGCCACCCTCGCCGCCTTCTGGCAGAACGTCACCCAAGGCACTCTCCTCGTCGCCGGCGTCGTCATCCGACAACGCCGCACCCGCGAACGCCCCGTCGGCCCCCCAAGCCCATGCCGGTTACTTTGGTCTGCTTGTCGCGTCGCTGTGGTGTGGCGAGGGTGGAGCGTTGAGTCGCCTGCGGGTGAGCGGTTGTCGGACCGGATCGCGATCGGGGTGCTGACCCGGGCCTTCCCGCCGGGTCTGGTCGATGAGGTGATCGCCGAGGCCGGGCGGGCCGAGCAGCGTAGTCGGCTGCTGCCGGCGCGGGGCGTCGTGCACTTCGTGCTCGCGACGTGCCTGTTCTTCGACCAGGAGTACGAGGAGGTCGCGCGGCTGCTGGGTGAGGGGGTCGGGGACAGGCGGCGGGCGTGGCAGGTGCCGACAACCGCCGCGATCGGCCGGGCCCTCCGCCGGCTGCGCCCGGACCCGTTGCGGCTGCTCTTCCAACGGGGTGTGCCGCGTGTGAGATGCCCGACCTGA
- a CDS encoding substrate-binding domain-containing protein, producing the protein MTSPALGHSLRTAGLITLALAVTGCALVSSPHDAAGPTGRLSLTYLQKQADQPYFMDEAAGARAKAAELGVDLDVINLGNRGDTTRSELQKAIERKTNGLIAVLPDPAEGPDFARTAKEAGIPLLTSDDQICTNYPDPGACFPNDLVPRVGFSGTGMGKEVGTRAAAEFARTGWNSADTRILSVYGHDIPVCGERVHGALDAFHGKVPGSTKDLEIWTDNTAANARLKVALAVTANAGVKHWVVWGCNDENVQGAAQALRDAGFGPDNVIGIGIGAGLACREWLTGKPSAMRAALYIKGKDVGALAVEKLVTHIRRKQALPAETLAPTTMVDPTNWQASGLSCT; encoded by the coding sequence ATGACCTCACCCGCCCTCGGGCACTCCCTACGCACTGCCGGCCTGATCACCCTCGCCCTGGCCGTCACCGGCTGCGCTCTGGTCTCTTCCCCGCATGATGCCGCCGGTCCCACCGGCAGGCTCTCTCTGACCTACCTCCAGAAGCAGGCAGATCAGCCGTATTTCATGGACGAGGCCGCCGGAGCGAGAGCGAAGGCCGCCGAACTCGGCGTCGACCTCGACGTGATCAACCTGGGCAACCGCGGCGACACCACTCGCAGTGAGCTGCAAAAAGCAATCGAGCGGAAGACCAACGGGTTGATCGCCGTGCTTCCCGATCCGGCGGAGGGGCCGGACTTCGCCCGGACCGCCAAGGAAGCCGGGATCCCCCTGCTCACCTCGGACGACCAGATCTGCACCAACTATCCCGATCCCGGCGCCTGCTTCCCCAACGACCTCGTGCCGCGTGTCGGGTTCAGCGGCACCGGCATGGGCAAGGAGGTCGGCACAAGGGCCGCAGCGGAGTTCGCCCGCACCGGCTGGAACTCCGCCGACACCCGCATCCTGTCGGTGTACGGCCACGACATTCCGGTCTGCGGGGAGCGCGTCCACGGGGCGCTGGACGCCTTCCATGGGAAGGTCCCCGGCAGCACCAAGGACCTGGAAATCTGGACCGACAACACCGCCGCCAACGCCCGCCTGAAGGTCGCCCTGGCCGTCACCGCCAACGCCGGCGTCAAACACTGGGTCGTCTGGGGCTGCAACGACGAGAACGTCCAGGGCGCCGCGCAAGCCCTGAGAGACGCCGGCTTCGGCCCCGACAACGTCATCGGCATCGGCATCGGCGCCGGCCTTGCCTGCCGGGAATGGCTGACCGGCAAGCCCAGCGCGATGCGAGCCGCGCTCTACATCAAGGGCAAGGACGTCGGAGCTCTCGCCGTGGAGAAGCTGGTCACCCACATACGCCGCAAGCAAGCCCTCCCGGCAGAGACCCTGGCGCCCACCACCATGGTCGATCCCACCAACTGGCAGGCCTCAGGCCTCAGCTGCACCTGA
- the zapE gene encoding cell division protein ZapE yields MNTFLEGLPTPRKRRLHFHSFFRRLHEGVAHHAEGRNADGSAVDRAVDELLGDCRILVFDEFHAHDAGDAMLVARLFRSLLDRRITLVTTSNYPPAGPMPDPLYHHLFEPTIRLIEERMDVLDVSGPVDLRRQPRPDGAHGFALGARLSPGDVDAAGLTPLQPEEAGRVPAHHRELSARAARTDLVWFGFEELCEGLTAVADYLALVDRFPAILLDGVPPLTEASPDARRRFANLVDVCCDRDVPLTLIGADPLAGLPADSTLMRDLDRTASRLALLRQPAPGAAR; encoded by the coding sequence GTGAACACCTTTCTCGAAGGTCTGCCGACGCCGCGCAAGCGGCGGCTGCACTTCCACAGCTTCTTCCGCCGACTGCACGAGGGCGTCGCCCACCACGCCGAGGGCCGGAATGCGGACGGCTCGGCGGTGGACCGGGCCGTGGACGAGCTGCTCGGCGACTGCCGGATTCTGGTCTTCGATGAGTTCCACGCCCATGACGCCGGTGACGCGATGCTGGTCGCCCGGCTCTTCCGCTCCCTGCTGGACCGGCGGATCACGCTCGTCACCACCTCCAACTACCCGCCCGCCGGGCCGATGCCCGACCCGCTCTACCACCACCTCTTCGAGCCGACGATCAGGCTGATCGAGGAGCGGATGGACGTGCTCGACGTCTCGGGGCCGGTCGACCTCCGGCGGCAGCCCCGGCCGGACGGTGCTCACGGGTTCGCCCTCGGCGCCCGTCTGAGCCCCGGCGACGTGGACGCGGCCGGCCTCACTCCGCTGCAGCCCGAGGAAGCGGGCCGGGTACCCGCCCACCATCGTGAGCTGTCGGCCCGGGCGGCCCGCACCGACCTGGTCTGGTTCGGTTTCGAGGAGCTCTGCGAAGGTCTCACCGCCGTCGCGGACTACCTCGCACTCGTCGACCGCTTCCCGGCCATCCTCCTCGACGGCGTCCCACCGCTCACCGAGGCCTCCCCCGACGCCCGTCGACGCTTCGCCAACCTGGTCGACGTCTGCTGCGACCGCGACGTGCCCCTGACCCTGATCGGCGCCGACCCGCTCGCCGGCCTCCCCGCCGACTCCACCCTCATGCGCGACCTCGATCGCACCGCCAGCCGCCTCGCCCTCCTGCGACAGCCGGCCCCGGGCGCTGCCCGCTGA
- a CDS encoding alpha/beta hydrolase produces the protein MPVGYLWTVVFIATGTLFALAPVRRPRLLADLSFRLGLVIGELPFVALAWLLLWTAVAIAQGDIDTLAGRAVVALAAVTAAWLAVVVRRGLRGRAAVDRALAEGLGTGWREAIAQDRAAGLRHRRPLARILLRPFAGRPYDVVRVANLQYGAGGRRQRLDVYHHRSRPAGAPVLIHLHGGSYRGGRKNSQSLPLLHRLASRGWVCVSANYRLLPEVRHPEHLIDAKRVIAWVREHGDAYGADPAALLMAGSSAGGHLAALAALTPGDPALQPGFEAADTSVTAVIGLNGYYGPYYGQGPESSPSAHITADAPPFLLVHGDRDTVVPVDIARYFAADLRGGSVATVVYAELPGAQHAFDLFHSLRFEAVVDGVEAFAGWVLSSRRVSEPPHPTAR, from the coding sequence GTGCCTGTCGGTTACCTGTGGACCGTGGTGTTCATCGCCACGGGCACGTTGTTCGCGCTCGCGCCGGTGCGCCGGCCGCGGCTGCTCGCCGACCTGAGCTTCCGCCTCGGTCTGGTCATCGGCGAGCTGCCGTTCGTCGCCCTGGCCTGGCTCCTGCTCTGGACAGCCGTGGCCATCGCCCAGGGAGACATCGACACGCTCGCCGGCCGGGCGGTCGTCGCCCTGGCGGCGGTCACCGCAGCATGGCTCGCGGTCGTCGTCCGGCGCGGGTTGCGCGGTCGGGCAGCGGTCGACCGTGCCCTGGCCGAGGGCCTGGGTACGGGCTGGCGGGAGGCCATCGCCCAGGACAGGGCTGCCGGATTGCGCCACCGCCGGCCGCTCGCCCGCATCCTGCTCCGGCCTTTCGCCGGCCGCCCGTACGACGTGGTGCGGGTGGCGAACCTGCAGTACGGCGCCGGCGGCCGGCGGCAACGGCTCGACGTCTACCACCACCGCTCGCGGCCTGCCGGCGCCCCCGTCCTGATCCATCTGCACGGCGGCAGCTATCGCGGCGGCCGCAAGAACAGCCAGTCCCTGCCGCTGCTGCACCGCCTGGCGAGCCGGGGCTGGGTCTGCGTCAGCGCCAACTACCGCCTCCTGCCGGAGGTCCGGCATCCCGAGCACCTGATCGACGCCAAGCGGGTGATCGCGTGGGTCCGCGAGCACGGTGACGCGTACGGAGCCGATCCCGCGGCACTGCTCATGGCAGGCAGCTCGGCCGGCGGGCACCTCGCGGCGCTGGCCGCCCTCACGCCCGGCGACCCGGCCCTCCAACCCGGCTTCGAGGCCGCCGACACCTCGGTCACCGCCGTGATCGGACTGAACGGCTACTACGGCCCCTACTACGGCCAAGGACCCGAGTCCTCACCCTCGGCACACATCACCGCGGACGCGCCGCCCTTTCTCCTGGTGCACGGCGACCGGGACACCGTCGTGCCCGTCGACATCGCCCGGTACTTCGCCGCCGACCTGCGTGGCGGCTCCGTCGCCACCGTGGTCTACGCCGAACTCCCGGGCGCCCAGCACGCCTTCGATCTCTTTCACTCGCTGCGCTTCGAGGCGGTGGTGGACGGCGTCGAGGCCTTCGCCGGCTGGGTGCTCTCGTCCCGGCGGGTGTCCGAACCCCCGCATCCGACCGCGAGGTGA
- a CDS encoding TetR family transcriptional regulator, with the protein MNRNRRDSLRDAAIEVLAEAGGRGLTHRAVDATAEVPAGTTKNYFPTRDALLAAVADRCVELYRDVPRPAPADRAGLAAMLRALLENVAGPGRARMLAYLELRAEATRRPHLAALLDTVAIADFTAFEDAQSAAGLPVTPPRAAAVTLALHAAVPHLLTGGQGVLAAAGLDDLDRFAHGLLDTVYGPAHDSAAQSRRH; encoded by the coding sequence GTGAACAGGAACCGGCGCGACAGCTTGCGCGATGCGGCCATCGAGGTGCTGGCAGAGGCGGGTGGGCGCGGCCTCACCCACCGGGCCGTCGACGCAACCGCCGAGGTCCCCGCGGGCACCACCAAGAACTACTTCCCCACCCGGGACGCCCTGCTCGCAGCCGTCGCCGATCGGTGCGTCGAGCTGTACCGCGACGTGCCTCGGCCGGCACCCGCCGACCGCGCGGGTCTGGCCGCCATGCTGCGCGCACTTCTGGAGAACGTCGCCGGCCCGGGCCGCGCCCGCATGCTCGCCTACCTTGAGCTGCGCGCGGAAGCCACCCGCCGCCCCCACCTGGCAGCTCTCCTCGACACTGTGGCCATCGCCGACTTCACCGCCTTCGAGGACGCCCAGAGCGCCGCGGGCCTGCCGGTGACCCCACCGCGCGCCGCCGCCGTCACGCTCGCCCTGCACGCCGCCGTCCCCCACCTTCTGACCGGCGGCCAGGGGGTCCTCGCAGCCGCCGGCCTGGACGACCTCGACCGTTTCGCGCACGGGCTGCTGGACACCGTCTACGGCCCGGCCCATGACTCCGCCGCGCAGAGCCGCCGTCACTGA
- a CDS encoding tyrosinase family protein yields the protein MAVRKNQASLTPQEKSAFVAALLELKRRGRFDPYVTTHNTFIMNDNDNGERTAHRAPSFLPWHRSFLLRFERDLQLINPNVTLPYWDWTVDRTVDASLWGSDLLGGDGRASDGQVTTGPFAYSGGNWPLTVSPDSRNFLQRSLGKDVGELPTRAEVESVLAVQPYDAAPWNSSSTSGFRNQIEGWHGVNLHNRVHVWVGGSMGTGMSPNDPAFWLHHCFIDKIWAEWSLRHADHGYLPATATPNVVAFGDVMKPWNDTTPADMFNHLRYYRYDTRF from the coding sequence ATGGCAGTCCGCAAGAACCAGGCCTCCCTCACTCCCCAGGAGAAGAGCGCCTTCGTCGCCGCCCTCCTCGAACTCAAGCGCCGCGGCCGCTTCGACCCGTATGTCACCACCCACAACACCTTCATCATGAACGACAACGACAACGGCGAGCGGACCGCCCACCGCGCGCCGTCCTTCCTGCCCTGGCACCGCAGCTTCCTGCTGCGGTTCGAACGGGACCTGCAGTTGATCAACCCCAACGTGACTCTGCCGTATTGGGACTGGACCGTCGACCGGACCGTCGACGCCAGCCTCTGGGGCTCCGATCTCCTCGGCGGCGACGGCCGGGCCAGCGACGGCCAGGTCACCACCGGCCCGTTCGCCTACAGCGGCGGGAACTGGCCGCTCACGGTCAGCCCCGACAGCCGCAACTTCCTGCAGCGATCGCTCGGCAAGGACGTCGGCGAGCTGCCGACCCGGGCCGAGGTGGAGTCCGTACTCGCGGTCCAGCCGTACGACGCCGCGCCCTGGAACAGCAGCTCGACCAGCGGCTTCCGCAACCAGATCGAGGGTTGGCACGGGGTCAACCTGCACAACCGGGTGCACGTCTGGGTGGGAGGGTCGATGGGTACCGGCATGTCGCCCAACGACCCGGCCTTCTGGCTGCACCACTGCTTCATCGACAAGATATGGGCCGAGTGGTCGCTCCGACACGCCGACCACGGCTACCTGCCGGCCACTGCGACCCCCAACGTGGTCGCGTTCGGCGACGTGATGAAGCCGTGGAACGACACCACCCCGGCAGATATGTTCAACCACCTGCGGTACTACCGCTACGACACCCGGTTCTGA
- a CDS encoding tyrosinase cofactor: MPENSTELTRRRMLQSAGIALTAAAAFTAIGLTGPAAAPAGAAVTAGSDPETDFDETYLGRRIQSRPANGHQHHSSHAVLIDGQELHAMQNADGTWVSVIDHYRTHRTPRALARAAATKLQGATLLPPS; encoded by the coding sequence ATGCCCGAAAACAGCACCGAACTTACCCGACGCCGGATGCTGCAGAGTGCGGGTATCGCCTTGACCGCCGCCGCCGCCTTCACCGCGATCGGCCTTACCGGCCCAGCCGCCGCACCGGCCGGCGCGGCCGTCACCGCAGGCAGCGATCCTGAGACCGACTTCGACGAGACCTATCTCGGCCGCCGGATCCAGAGCCGGCCCGCCAATGGACACCAACACCACAGCAGTCACGCAGTCCTGATCGACGGTCAGGAGTTGCACGCGATGCAGAATGCCGATGGCACCTGGGTCAGCGTCATCGACCACTACCGGACGCACCGCACACCGCGCGCCCTCGCCCGCGCCGCCGCCACCAAACTCCAGGGCGCGACGCTGCTCCCGCCCAGCTGA
- a CDS encoding IS110 family transposase — MVFIGDDRAEDHHDVEVQDGTGRRLATARLPEGVEGIAKLHALIARHGYDELEPGHVVVGIETDRGPWVQALIAAGYRVYAVNPKQTDRFKERYATPGARSDEGGAHALADMVRINRDQLRRVAGDSDLAQAVRVVARAHQTLIWERTRTFQRLRSSLREYFPGALTVYACLELVSSEALELLIKAPTPEEAARLTTPQITAVLAGHRRRNREQWAGAIQAALREPRVGLPAPVTTAYGAAVTAHARVLIALNEQVQALEEQVRAHFLAHPDAEIYLSMPGIGEITGARVLAEFGDDPTRYTSAKERKNFAGTSPVTRASGRTHSVQARFVRNNRLADALHRQAFCSLQISPGARRYYDVQRARDLDSNSALRQLGNRLVGFLHGCLKARTLYDEATAWSHHAALPAAA, encoded by the coding sequence GTGGTGTTCATCGGCGACGACCGGGCCGAAGATCATCATGATGTCGAGGTGCAGGACGGGACAGGCCGCAGGCTCGCAACTGCGCGACTGCCCGAAGGTGTTGAAGGCATCGCGAAGCTGCACGCCTTGATCGCCCGGCACGGCTACGACGAGCTGGAGCCCGGGCACGTCGTAGTGGGGATCGAGACCGACCGCGGCCCATGGGTCCAGGCCCTGATCGCGGCCGGCTACCGGGTCTACGCGGTCAACCCCAAGCAGACTGACCGGTTCAAGGAGCGGTACGCCACTCCGGGGGCCAGGAGCGACGAGGGTGGCGCGCACGCGCTGGCGGACATGGTCCGCATCAACCGCGACCAGCTGCGGCGGGTCGCCGGGGACAGCGACCTGGCCCAGGCCGTCCGCGTGGTCGCCCGCGCCCACCAGACCCTGATCTGGGAGCGCACCCGCACCTTCCAGCGGCTGCGGAGCTCGCTGCGGGAGTACTTCCCCGGCGCGCTGACCGTCTACGCGTGCCTGGAGCTGGTCAGTTCCGAGGCGTTGGAACTATTGATCAAGGCCCCCACGCCCGAAGAAGCGGCCAGATTGACGACGCCGCAGATCACCGCCGTCCTGGCCGGACACCGCCGCCGCAACCGGGAGCAGTGGGCCGGCGCGATCCAGGCCGCACTCCGCGAGCCCCGGGTTGGCCTGCCCGCGCCGGTCACCACCGCCTACGGCGCGGCAGTGACAGCCCACGCGAGGGTACTGATCGCACTGAATGAGCAGGTACAGGCACTGGAAGAGCAGGTGAGGGCGCATTTTCTCGCGCACCCGGACGCTGAGATCTACCTGTCGATGCCCGGCATCGGCGAGATCACCGGCGCCCGGGTGCTGGCCGAGTTCGGCGACGACCCCACCCGCTACACGTCCGCGAAGGAGCGCAAGAACTTCGCCGGCACCAGCCCCGTCACCCGGGCCTCCGGCAGGACGCACAGCGTTCAGGCCCGCTTCGTCCGTAACAACCGGCTCGCGGACGCCCTGCACCGTCAGGCGTTCTGTTCGCTGCAGATCTCGCCCGGCGCCCGCCGCTACTACGACGTGCAGCGAGCACGGGACCTGGACTCCAACTCCGCCCTGCGCCAGCTCGGCAACCGCCTCGTCGGTTTCCTCCACGGATGCCTCAAGGCCCGCACCCTCTACGACGAGGCCACTGCCTGGTCACACCACGCAGCCCTCCCAGCCGCAGCTTGA
- a CDS encoding ABC transporter permease, whose protein sequence is MSTMTKTPPDTTSTPEPRRGAGVGAVLTSVGGQNLSLIGALVLVLGLFGILNDNYLSVSNMQVIAEAATITGLLAVVQTAVIICGGLDISVGSQAGVASVVSAMAFTSAGSNALAGIAAAVGVGLLVGILNGVIIVYGRVNPTIATLAGLAAYKGLAQLISDGRAQGYVLNNDVFVFLGRGKIAGLPVMVWILIVVALAVHLLLKYTDIGRNVYAIGGNDTAARLAGININKYLVAVYALIGVVAAVAGILLTARTGSGQPTSGSEGLELKAITAAALGGAGLKGGKGGIGGTLLAVALLGCLENGLTVQGINAFWQNVAQGALLVVAVVIQQRRNGERRIGLPA, encoded by the coding sequence ATGAGCACCATGACCAAGACCCCGCCGGACACGACCAGCACCCCGGAGCCGCGCAGGGGCGCGGGCGTCGGCGCGGTCCTCACCTCCGTCGGTGGCCAGAACCTGAGCCTGATCGGTGCCCTGGTGCTGGTCCTGGGCCTGTTCGGGATCCTCAACGACAACTACCTCAGCGTCTCCAACATGCAGGTCATCGCCGAGGCCGCCACCATCACCGGCCTGCTCGCCGTCGTCCAGACCGCCGTCATCATCTGCGGCGGCCTCGACATCTCGGTGGGCTCCCAGGCCGGCGTCGCCTCCGTCGTCTCCGCCATGGCCTTCACCTCCGCCGGCTCCAACGCCCTCGCCGGCATCGCCGCCGCCGTCGGGGTGGGCCTGCTCGTCGGCATCCTCAACGGCGTGATCATCGTCTACGGCCGGGTCAACCCCACCATCGCCACCCTCGCCGGCCTCGCCGCCTACAAGGGCCTCGCCCAGCTCATCTCCGACGGCCGCGCCCAGGGCTACGTCCTCAACAACGACGTCTTCGTCTTCCTCGGCCGCGGCAAGATCGCCGGCCTCCCCGTCATGGTCTGGATCCTCATCGTCGTCGCCCTCGCCGTGCACCTGCTCCTCAAGTACACCGACATCGGACGCAACGTCTACGCCATCGGCGGCAACGACACCGCAGCCCGCCTCGCCGGCATCAACATCAACAAGTACCTCGTCGCCGTCTACGCCCTCATCGGCGTCGTCGCCGCCGTAGCCGGCATCCTCCTCACCGCCCGCACCGGCTCCGGCCAGCCCACCTCCGGCAGCGAAGGCCTCGAACTCAAGGCCATCACCGCAGCAGCCCTGGGCGGCGCCGGCCTCAAGGGCGGCAAGGGCGGCATCGGCGGCACCCTCCTCGCCGTCGCCCTCCTCGGCTGCCTCGAGAACGGCCTCACCGTCCAAGGCATCAACGCCTTCTGGCAGAACGTCGCCCAGGGCGCCCTCCTCGTCGTCGCCGTCGTCATCCAGCAGCGCCGCAACGGCGAACGCCGCATCGGCCTCCCCGCGTGA